From a single Nissabacter sp. SGAir0207 genomic region:
- the yccA gene encoding FtsH protease modulator YccA produces the protein MDRIVVSSRESSLLSTHKVLRNTYFLLALTLGFSALTATASTLLQLPAPGLLLMLVGFYGLMFLTYRLANSPAGILATFALTGFMGYTLGPILSSLLSAGAGDIIMLALGGTALVFFCCSAYVLTTRKDMSFLSGMMMAGFVVLLVAVIANLFLQIPALYLAISVLFILFSSGAILWETSNIIHGGETNYIRATVGLYVSLYNIFVSLLSLLGFARSN, from the coding sequence ATGGATCGTATCGTCGTATCGTCACGGGAGTCATCGCTCCTCAGCACCCACAAGGTGCTTCGCAATACCTATTTCCTGCTGGCGTTAACGCTGGGCTTCTCTGCCCTGACGGCGACGGCCAGTACCCTGTTGCAACTGCCGGCACCCGGCCTGTTGCTGATGCTGGTAGGCTTTTATGGCCTGATGTTCCTGACCTACCGTCTGGCTAACAGCCCGGCCGGTATTCTGGCAACCTTCGCCCTGACCGGCTTCATGGGGTACACCCTGGGGCCGATCCTGAGTTCGCTGCTCTCGGCGGGCGCGGGAGACATCATTATGCTGGCATTGGGCGGCACCGCACTGGTGTTCTTCTGCTGCTCGGCCTACGTGCTCACCACGCGTAAGGATATGTCCTTCCTCTCCGGCATGATGATGGCGGGCTTTGTGGTGCTGCTGGTGGCGGTGATCGCCAACCTGTTCCTGCAAATCCCGGCGCTCTACCTGGCAATCAGCGTGTTGTTCATTCTCTTCTCCTCAGGTGCCATCCTGTGGGAGACCAGCAACATCATCCACGGCGGCGAGACCAACTACATCCGCGCCACCGTTGGCCTCTATGTGTCGCTGTACAACATCTTTGTCAGCCTGCTGAGCCTGTTGGGCTTCGCCCGCAGCAACTGA
- the tusE gene encoding sulfurtransferase TusE, with amino-acid sequence MFEFEGRPIETDAQGYLKNSADWQEGMAPLLAEQEGIELTDAHWEVVRFVRGFYLEFNTSPAVRMLVKAMAQKYGEEKGNSRYLFRLFPKGPAKQATKIAGLPKPVKCL; translated from the coding sequence ATGTTCGAGTTTGAAGGCCGCCCCATCGAAACCGATGCGCAGGGCTATCTGAAAAACAGCGCCGACTGGCAAGAGGGCATGGCGCCCCTGCTGGCGGAGCAGGAGGGCATTGAGCTGACGGACGCGCACTGGGAAGTGGTGCGCTTTGTGCGCGGCTTCTATCTGGAGTTCAATACCTCGCCGGCCGTGCGGATGCTGGTCAAGGCGATGGCACAAAAGTATGGTGAGGAGAAGGGCAACAGCCGCTATCTGTTCCGCCTGTTCCCCAAGGGGCCAGCCAAGCAGGCCACCAAGATTGCTGGCCTGCCCAAGCCCGTGAAGTGCCTGTAA
- the yccX gene encoding acylphosphatase, with product MANVCVSAYVYGRVQGVGFRYSTQQQATQLGLTGYARNLDDGSVEVVACGSQQQVDSLIDWLKQGGPKSAKVDRVLTEPKAPGDYPDFRVRH from the coding sequence ATGGCAAATGTCTGTGTTTCTGCCTATGTCTATGGGCGAGTACAGGGCGTCGGGTTCCGTTACTCGACCCAGCAGCAGGCGACCCAGCTTGGCCTGACCGGCTACGCGCGCAACCTGGACGACGGCAGCGTCGAAGTGGTGGCGTGCGGATCACAGCAGCAGGTGGACAGCCTGATTGACTGGCTAAAACAGGGGGGGCCAAAAAGCGCCAAAGTGGATCGGGTACTGACGGAACCCAAGGCCCCCGGCGACTACCCTGACTTCAGGGTGCGTCACTGA
- the rlmI gene encoding 23S rRNA (cytosine(1962)-C(5))-methyltransferase RlmI — protein MTVRLFLAKGREKSLLRRHPWVFSGAVARVEGKAASGDTIEIHDHQGKWLARGAYSPQSQIRARVWTFDKEEAIDTAFFIRRLEQAQQWRQWLAERDGLNGYRLIAGESDGLPGITIDRFQNFLVLQLLSAGAEFQRAALLSALQHCFPECAIYDRSDVAVRKKEGLPLTQGQVLGDLPPALLPITEHGMQLLVDIQQGHKTGFYLDQRDSRLAARRYAEGRRVLNCFSYTGAFAVSTLMGGCRHVTSVDTSQAALDVARQNVELNQLDLSKADFVREDVFQLLRAYRDRGETFDLIVMDPPKFVENKNQLAGACRGYKDINMLAMQILSPGGILLSFSCSGLMPTDLFQKILADAAVDAGRDVQFIEQFRQAADHPVIATYPEGLYLKGFACRVM, from the coding sequence ATGACCGTACGTCTGTTTCTCGCCAAAGGGCGTGAAAAATCCCTGCTCCGCCGTCACCCTTGGGTCTTCTCTGGCGCCGTTGCGCGCGTTGAGGGCAAAGCCGCCTCGGGCGACACCATTGAGATCCATGACCACCAGGGCAAGTGGCTGGCACGTGGCGCTTACTCGCCGCAGTCCCAGATCCGCGCCCGTGTCTGGACTTTTGACAAAGAAGAGGCGATCGATACCGCGTTCTTCATTCGCCGTCTGGAGCAGGCGCAGCAGTGGCGCCAGTGGCTGGCCGAGCGCGACGGCCTGAATGGCTACCGCCTGATTGCTGGCGAATCCGATGGTTTGCCGGGCATCACCATCGACCGCTTCCAGAACTTCCTGGTGCTGCAACTGCTCTCCGCTGGCGCGGAGTTCCAGCGTGCGGCGCTGCTCTCCGCCCTGCAACACTGCTTCCCAGAGTGCGCGATCTATGACCGCTCCGATGTGGCGGTGCGCAAGAAAGAGGGGCTGCCGCTGACCCAAGGCCAGGTGCTGGGCGACCTGCCGCCGGCGTTGCTGCCCATTACCGAGCACGGTATGCAGCTGCTGGTGGATATCCAGCAGGGCCACAAAACCGGCTTCTACCTTGACCAGCGTGACAGCCGTCTGGCGGCACGCCGCTATGCCGAAGGCCGCCGGGTGCTGAACTGCTTCTCCTATACCGGTGCCTTTGCCGTCTCCACGCTGATGGGCGGTTGCCGCCATGTCACCAGCGTTGACACCTCTCAGGCGGCGCTGGATGTGGCGCGCCAGAACGTCGAGCTGAACCAGCTGGATCTGAGCAAGGCCGATTTCGTGCGCGAAGATGTGTTCCAGCTGCTGCGCGCCTACCGTGACCGCGGCGAAACCTTCGACCTGATCGTCATGGACCCGCCCAAGTTCGTCGAGAACAAGAACCAGCTGGCGGGCGCCTGCCGCGGTTACAAGGACATCAACATGCTGGCGATGCAGATCCTGTCACCGGGCGGCATCCTGCTGAGCTTCTCCTGCTCTGGCCTGATGCCTACCGATCTTTTCCAGAAAATTTTGGCCGACGCCGCTGTGGACGCGGGGCGTGATGTACAATTTATAGAGCAGTTCCGCCAGGCGGCGGATCACCCGGTCATTGCCACCTACCCTGAAGGACTCTATCTGAAAGGCTTTGCCTGCCGGGTGATGTAA
- the hspQ gene encoding heat shock protein HspQ: MIASKFGIGQQVRHKLLGYLGVVIDIDPEYSLDKPSAEEVADSDTLRFAPWYHVVMEDDQGQPVHTYLAEAQLDSEVAQAHPEQPSLDELAENIRHQLKTPRLRH; the protein is encoded by the coding sequence ATGATTGCCAGCAAATTTGGTATTGGCCAGCAGGTTCGCCATAAGCTGCTAGGGTATTTGGGCGTGGTGATTGATATCGATCCCGAATACTCATTGGACAAGCCCAGTGCGGAGGAGGTAGCAGACAGTGACACGCTGCGCTTCGCGCCCTGGTATCACGTGGTCATGGAGGACGATCAGGGGCAGCCAGTGCACACTTATCTGGCTGAGGCGCAACTCGATAGTGAAGTGGCCCAGGCCCACCCTGAGCAGCCCTCGCTGGATGAGCTGGCCGAAAATATCCGGCACCAGCTCAAGACCCCGCGCCTGCGCCACTGA
- a CDS encoding CoA-binding protein, whose translation MQQSDIAQILQSVKTIALVGASDNPSRPSYGVMAYLLAQGYDVIPVSPKLAGKSVLGQQAVGSLKEIGKHVDMVDVFRNPDAAYGVAQEAIEIGADVLWLQIGVINGEAAVLAQDAGLKVVMDRCPKIEIPRLGLHKSA comes from the coding sequence ATGCAACAGAGTGATATTGCGCAGATCCTGCAATCGGTAAAAACAATCGCGCTGGTGGGTGCCAGTGATAACCCGTCACGGCCAAGCTATGGGGTAATGGCCTATTTGCTGGCACAGGGCTATGACGTGATTCCGGTCAGCCCCAAACTGGCGGGCAAGAGCGTGCTGGGCCAGCAGGCAGTGGGTTCGCTAAAGGAAATTGGCAAGCATGTGGATATGGTCGACGTGTTCCGCAACCCCGATGCGGCCTATGGCGTCGCGCAGGAGGCGATTGAGATTGGCGCGGATGTGCTGTGGTTGCAGATCGGCGTCATCAATGGGGAAGCGGCGGTGCTGGCGCAGGATGCTGGCCTGAAAGTGGTGATGGATCGCTGCCCGAAGATTGAGATCCCCCGGCTGGGGCTGCATAAGTCAGCATAA
- a CDS encoding DUF2057 family protein has protein sequence MKKARLFAGLLALAVGLPAMAATLALSPEVDLLVVDGKKVSGSLLKSADSLELSAGEHQLLFRVSKVVKSGQHDQFIYHSSPQIAVFDTQNHKTISIKLPTLASDRDGRRFDTHRDYQILDEQQQPLPLRRDTLQVPGLTLTADLENVMAGYNAGKHPASLPALAIQPQEAPAALPVVVGNVNQKTVTLQGENVTEQMLQYWFQQADHTTQARFLSWAEQHRATAK, from the coding sequence ATGAAAAAAGCAAGGCTGTTTGCCGGGTTGCTGGCGCTGGCCGTCGGCCTGCCGGCTATGGCCGCTACGCTGGCGCTGTCACCCGAAGTGGATCTGCTGGTGGTGGATGGCAAAAAAGTATCAGGCTCGCTGTTGAAGAGTGCTGACAGCCTGGAGTTGAGCGCCGGGGAGCACCAACTGCTGTTCCGCGTCTCCAAGGTGGTCAAATCGGGTCAGCATGATCAATTTATCTACCACTCTTCGCCGCAGATCGCGGTCTTTGACACCCAAAACCATAAAACAATCAGCATCAAGCTCCCCACTCTGGCCAGCGATCGTGATGGCCGCCGTTTTGACACACACCGCGACTACCAGATTCTTGATGAACAGCAGCAACCTTTGCCGCTGCGCCGCGATACGCTCCAAGTGCCCGGCCTGACCCTGACGGCAGATCTTGAGAATGTCATGGCTGGCTACAATGCTGGCAAACACCCGGCCTCACTGCCAGCACTCGCCATCCAGCCTCAGGAAGCCCCAGCCGCGCTGCCGGTGGTGGTCGGCAACGTCAACCAGAAAACCGTCACGCTACAGGGTGAGAACGTCACCGAGCAGATGTTGCAGTACTGGTTCCAGCAGGCGGATCACACCACCCAAGCTCGCTTCCTCTCTTGGGCGGAACAGCACCGCGCAACCGCGAAATAA
- a CDS encoding methylglyoxal synthase, whose protein sequence is MEFTTRTIGKQKHIALVAHDHCKHILLNWVDENKALLSEHRLYATGTTGNLVQRNTGLEVTSMLSGPMGGDQQVGALISEGKIDVLIFFWDPLNAVPHDPDVKALLRLATVWNIPVANNRATADFLISAGLFREEVKVTIPDYQRYLQERLK, encoded by the coding sequence ATGGAATTCACGACCCGCACGATCGGCAAGCAGAAGCACATTGCTCTGGTTGCCCACGATCACTGCAAGCATATCCTGTTGAACTGGGTGGATGAGAACAAGGCTCTGCTCTCAGAGCACCGGCTCTACGCCACCGGCACCACCGGTAATCTGGTACAGCGCAATACCGGGCTGGAGGTCACCAGTATGCTAAGCGGGCCGATGGGTGGCGACCAGCAGGTGGGCGCACTGATTTCTGAGGGCAAGATTGATGTGCTGATCTTTTTCTGGGACCCGCTGAATGCGGTGCCGCATGACCCGGACGTCAAGGCGCTGCTGCGTCTGGCGACGGTATGGAATATCCCGGTCGCCAACAACCGCGCCACAGCGGATTTCCTGATCAGCGCCGGCCTGTTCCGTGAGGAAGTGAAGGTCACCATCCCTGACTACCAGCGCTATCTGCAAGAACGGTTGAAATAA
- the helD gene encoding DNA helicase IV, whose product MELKATSLGKRLAQHPYDRVRLLNAGLEVSGERHHYVIPFNQLVRIQCKRGMVWGELEFELPGQKVVRLHGTDWQETQRFHHHLNEVWQQWSEEMSVISASVLQAQSAALAQAEQADGWMSQPALSALQAEIADTFAALPMPLARMTEFDACRAAAAHCRAWLEEGEARQAARNRRWAKQMQEAHPAWLATSATGPLDERQVQAVVNGERAVQVAGMAGSGKTAVLVARAGWLVQRGEAAAGQILLIASGQSTADELNGRLKIEQGKQAPEALTVPALALQILQQGGRKALVLSKLEQDEKARRALLLKLWRQQCEEKKPQANGWRLWLEEELGWALPTGAFWKNRALGERLAGRLDRWLGLMRAHGGSQAAIIAEAPEAPSFAKQVKLMAPLVKGWRSALKEEGAVDADGAIRQALDRLNKGRFNPPWRHILLDEWQDLPPLHAQLLRALCTGDDGPSLFVTVNASLSHETHTQALPAAMAVCTLARSYRADAIGELADRLLAGHVAARRKLGLRNGPSPDLLLLPDDQLAALLDKLSGFAQEKERVLLLACDAHQRPALLQKAKTRWPKLSLAFSTIQASAGQEAEYVIVLEAMADEGAVAALEQALAPAEEAGAESQRLLYLALTRARTRAWLLSPPEAPSPWAAALRAQGVPQRRTP is encoded by the coding sequence ATGGAACTGAAAGCAACGTCACTGGGCAAACGTCTGGCGCAGCACCCCTATGATCGGGTACGGCTGCTCAATGCGGGCCTTGAGGTGAGTGGGGAGCGACACCACTACGTGATCCCTTTCAACCAATTGGTCCGTATTCAGTGTAAACGAGGAATGGTCTGGGGCGAGCTGGAGTTTGAGCTGCCGGGCCAGAAAGTGGTGCGGCTGCATGGCACTGACTGGCAGGAGACGCAGCGCTTCCACCACCACCTGAACGAGGTGTGGCAGCAGTGGAGCGAAGAGATGAGCGTCATCAGTGCCAGCGTATTGCAGGCGCAGAGCGCGGCACTGGCGCAGGCGGAGCAGGCCGATGGCTGGATGAGCCAGCCCGCCCTGTCAGCGTTGCAGGCGGAGATTGCCGATACCTTTGCCGCGCTGCCGATGCCGCTGGCACGGATGACGGAATTTGACGCCTGCCGCGCCGCCGCGGCCCACTGCCGTGCGTGGCTGGAGGAGGGGGAGGCACGACAGGCGGCGCGCAACCGCCGCTGGGCGAAACAGATGCAGGAGGCACACCCGGCGTGGCTCGCCACCTCAGCCACTGGGCCGCTGGATGAGCGGCAGGTGCAGGCGGTAGTGAATGGCGAACGCGCCGTGCAGGTCGCGGGCATGGCTGGCAGTGGCAAAACTGCGGTGCTGGTGGCACGCGCTGGTTGGTTGGTGCAGCGCGGGGAGGCCGCCGCCGGGCAGATCCTGCTGATCGCCAGCGGCCAGAGCACGGCAGATGAGCTGAACGGCCGCCTGAAAATCGAGCAGGGCAAGCAGGCCCCCGAGGCCCTTACCGTGCCCGCGCTGGCGTTGCAGATTCTCCAGCAGGGCGGGCGCAAGGCGCTGGTGCTCAGCAAATTGGAACAGGATGAGAAGGCGCGCCGCGCCCTGTTGCTGAAGCTATGGCGGCAACAGTGTGAAGAGAAAAAGCCACAGGCCAACGGCTGGCGTCTCTGGCTGGAAGAGGAGCTGGGCTGGGCGCTGCCTACCGGCGCGTTCTGGAAAAACCGGGCGCTGGGCGAGCGGCTGGCCGGTCGGCTCGATCGCTGGCTGGGATTGATGCGCGCGCACGGTGGCAGCCAGGCCGCAATCATCGCTGAAGCACCAGAGGCACCAAGCTTCGCAAAACAGGTAAAACTGATGGCCCCGCTGGTGAAGGGGTGGCGCAGCGCCCTGAAAGAGGAGGGAGCGGTGGATGCCGACGGCGCGATCCGGCAGGCGCTGGATCGCTTGAACAAGGGGCGTTTCAATCCACCCTGGCGGCATATTCTGCTGGATGAGTGGCAAGACCTGCCGCCGCTGCATGCGCAGTTGTTGCGTGCCCTCTGTACGGGTGACGATGGCCCCAGCCTGTTTGTCACCGTCAATGCGTCGCTATCGCATGAGACCCACACGCAAGCATTACCGGCTGCGATGGCGGTGTGTACGCTGGCACGCAGCTACCGCGCCGACGCGATAGGCGAGCTTGCCGACCGTCTTCTGGCTGGCCACGTGGCCGCGCGCCGCAAGCTGGGCCTGCGGAACGGGCCATCGCCGGACTTGCTGCTGTTGCCGGATGACCAGCTGGCCGCGCTGCTCGACAAGTTGAGCGGTTTTGCGCAGGAGAAGGAGCGGGTGCTGCTGCTGGCGTGTGACGCGCACCAACGTCCAGCGCTGCTGCAAAAGGCGAAAACCCGCTGGCCAAAATTGTCGCTGGCTTTCTCGACCATTCAGGCGAGCGCGGGGCAGGAGGCAGAGTATGTGATTGTGCTGGAAGCGATGGCGGATGAGGGTGCGGTAGCGGCACTGGAACAGGCGCTGGCACCTGCGGAAGAGGCTGGCGCGGAGAGCCAACGGTTGCTCTATCTGGCGCTGACCCGCGCCCGCACGCGGGCCTGGCTGCTCTCTCCGCCAGAGGCACCCTCGCCGTGGGCGGCGGCGCTGCGTGCGCAGGGCGTGCCGCAGCGTCGCACGCCCTGA